A stretch of Desulfobacter hydrogenophilus DNA encodes these proteins:
- a CDS encoding ferredoxin: MSIQKTPVIDLGCCNQCGVCIDVAPHVFKINDAGYVDILSLDSYEDDEDILEAVKNCPKDCISWE, translated from the coding sequence ATGAGCATACAAAAGACACCGGTAATTGATCTTGGCTGCTGCAACCAATGCGGGGTCTGTATTGACGTGGCCCCCCATGTCTTTAAAATTAATGACGCAGGTTATGTGGATATACTATCCCTTGACAGCTATGAGGATGATGAAGATATCCTTGAAGCTGTGAAAAATTGTCCCAAAGACTGTATTTCCTGGGAGTAA
- a CDS encoding sigma-54 interaction domain-containing protein yields the protein MEKFTHSLLDLHNLNLVVDNLKVGVMAHTTKRIITVFNKEAEKITGYSKKEVLGKDCHKVFQAPFCGSKCSFCEDSPKLSGGTKEYPVTMVTKTGETRHLEMTVYCIQDHEGEIRGVVASFRDMTDSIRLSLKAEDLSNFAGIIGKDKAMQDIFREIRDVALYNYPVHVSGETGTGKERVAYAIHDISSYGNGSFVPVNCGAIPEGIVESELFGHVKGAFSGAVKERKGRFELAHKGTLFLDEVADLPLKTQVKLLRFLQEGSFEKVGGEKKISVDVRIISATNKDLAEEVRKERFREDLYYRLNVIPIHLPPLRERKNDIPLLAEHFLREAEKENKKTVPKLAPDTIRAMMDHHWPGNVRELKNVIQFSVVRSRGSIILPTDLPFASNRQPMRHAVSNEPAAPAVPVTRGKLNQENVQAALVKTGGNKSKAARVLGVGRATLYRFLSDHPEIKAFSDTF from the coding sequence ATGGAAAAATTTACACATTCTCTGCTGGATCTGCACAATCTCAATCTTGTGGTGGACAATCTTAAAGTCGGCGTCATGGCACATACAACAAAGCGTATCATCACTGTTTTTAACAAAGAAGCAGAAAAAATTACCGGATATAGTAAAAAAGAAGTCCTGGGCAAAGACTGCCACAAAGTCTTCCAGGCGCCGTTCTGCGGTTCCAAATGTTCCTTTTGCGAAGATTCCCCGAAACTTTCCGGCGGAACCAAGGAATACCCGGTTACCATGGTCACCAAAACAGGGGAGACCCGCCATCTGGAAATGACCGTTTACTGCATCCAGGACCATGAAGGGGAAATCCGGGGGGTTGTAGCCTCATTCCGGGATATGACCGATTCCATACGTCTGTCCCTGAAAGCAGAAGATCTTTCCAATTTTGCAGGCATCATCGGCAAGGACAAAGCCATGCAGGACATTTTCCGGGAAATCCGAGATGTGGCCCTGTATAACTACCCGGTTCACGTATCCGGTGAAACAGGTACCGGCAAAGAACGCGTGGCCTATGCGATTCATGACATTTCGTCCTACGGCAACGGCAGTTTTGTTCCGGTCAACTGCGGGGCCATTCCCGAAGGCATTGTGGAAAGTGAGCTGTTCGGCCATGTTAAGGGCGCGTTCTCAGGGGCGGTCAAAGAGCGTAAAGGCCGATTTGAACTGGCCCATAAAGGCACCCTTTTCCTGGACGAGGTGGCGGATCTGCCGTTGAAAACCCAAGTAAAACTGTTACGGTTCCTCCAGGAGGGATCATTTGAAAAAGTAGGTGGAGAAAAAAAGATCAGCGTGGATGTCAGAATCATCTCAGCCACCAACAAGGATCTGGCAGAAGAGGTCCGGAAAGAGCGGTTCAGGGAAGACCTTTACTACCGGCTCAACGTCATTCCCATCCACCTGCCTCCCCTGCGGGAAAGAAAAAATGATATCCCGCTTTTAGCAGAGCATTTCCTGCGGGAGGCGGAAAAAGAAAACAAAAAGACCGTACCAAAACTTGCCCCTGATACCATCAGGGCAATGATGGACCACCACTGGCCCGGCAATGTCAGGGAATTAAAAAATGTGATCCAATTTTCCGTGGTTCGGTCCCGGGGCAGCATTATCCTGCCCACGGATCTTCCCTTTGCATCCAACAGGCAACCCATGCGGCATGCAGTATCAAATGAACCTGCAGCGCCTGCGGTACCGGTTACCCGGGGCAAGCTCAATCAGGAGAATGTCCAAGCCGCCTTGGTTAAAACCGGAGGAAATAAATCCAAAGCCGCCCGTGTGTTAGGTGTTGGCAGGGCAACCCTGTACCGATTTTTAAGTGACCACCCGGAAATCAAAGCCTTTTCAGACACCTTTTAA
- a CDS encoding ferritin: MIATEVENALNKQLNAEIYSSYLYVSMAAQCKADDLDGCAAWLEAQAQEEMTHAAKFYNFIIQRGGRVKLTGIDGPQIEWETPLAVFEDTLAHEQKVSAMINDLMDIAIAQKDHATQIFLQWFVTEQVEEEESVGMVLGKVKRVKDSAQGMYLLDQELGLRKPEPLPGTTASASE, encoded by the coding sequence ATGATAGCAACTGAAGTTGAAAATGCCCTGAACAAACAGCTTAATGCTGAAATTTATTCATCATATCTGTATGTATCCATGGCTGCCCAGTGCAAGGCTGACGATCTGGACGGTTGTGCTGCCTGGCTGGAAGCCCAGGCCCAGGAAGAAATGACCCATGCCGCCAAATTTTATAACTTTATTATCCAAAGAGGGGGACGGGTTAAACTGACCGGCATTGACGGCCCCCAGATCGAATGGGAAACCCCCCTTGCTGTTTTTGAAGATACCCTGGCCCACGAACAGAAGGTCTCTGCCATGATCAATGATCTCATGGATATTGCCATTGCCCAAAAAGACCATGCCACCCAGATTTTTTTGCAATGGTTTGTGACTGAACAGGTGGAAGAAGAGGAAAGTGTGGGGATGGTGTTGGGAAAAGTTAAGCGGGTTAAAGATTCAGCCCAGGGAATGTATCTTCTGGACCAGGAATTGGGTTTGCGCAAACCCGAGCCACTGCCGGGAACCACAGCGTCTGCATCTGAGTAG
- the uvsE gene encoding UV DNA damage repair endonuclease UvsE, translating into MIRFGLCCIFKEHPVKFRRTTAKYLGKFSRAEQLQRLAHLCEVNAKSLLSALEFCRENQIGSFRINSQILPLKTHPQMGYDIYELPGADKIIEAYKACGDFSKANNIRTTFHPDQFVILCSPNPDVVKKSVAELEYQAQVAEWANADVINIHAGGVYNDKPSALRRLVKTIETLPDPVRKRLTLENDDRSYTPQDLLPVCEQLGTPMVYDVHHHRCVGDELSIENATEQSIKTWTREPLFHLSSPKDGWGSPNPRKHHDFIDIRDLPQEWTALDITMEIEAKAKEVAIKKLINDVRRIKKKQKILSSF; encoded by the coding sequence ATGATCAGATTCGGTCTTTGCTGTATATTCAAAGAACATCCTGTCAAATTTCGGAGAACTACGGCAAAGTACCTTGGAAAATTTTCCAGAGCAGAACAATTGCAGCGCTTGGCCCATCTGTGCGAAGTGAATGCAAAAAGTCTGCTAAGCGCCCTTGAATTCTGCCGGGAGAATCAAATCGGATCATTTAGAATCAACAGTCAGATTCTTCCTTTAAAGACACACCCCCAGATGGGTTATGATATTTACGAGCTTCCCGGCGCAGATAAAATTATCGAAGCGTATAAAGCTTGCGGCGACTTCAGTAAAGCAAACAACATCCGAACAACCTTTCATCCCGACCAGTTTGTCATCCTCTGTTCACCCAATCCAGACGTGGTAAAAAAATCCGTGGCAGAACTTGAATATCAGGCCCAGGTGGCCGAATGGGCCAATGCAGATGTGATCAATATCCATGCCGGAGGCGTTTATAATGATAAACCATCCGCTCTCCGGCGTTTGGTAAAAACCATTGAGACCCTGCCGGATCCGGTCAGAAAAAGATTAACCCTTGAAAATGATGATAGAAGCTACACCCCCCAAGATCTCTTGCCGGTGTGTGAACAGCTCGGAACCCCCATGGTATATGACGTCCACCACCACAGATGCGTTGGTGACGAACTATCGATTGAAAACGCCACAGAACAAAGCATAAAAACATGGACTCGGGAACCTTTGTTTCATCTATCCTCACCCAAGGATGGATGGGGATCGCCAAATCCGAGGAAACACCATGATTTTATTGATATCAGGGACCTGCCCCAGGAATGGACGGCTTTAGATATCACTATGGAGATTGAAGCCAAGGCCAAGGAAGTGGCCATAAAAAAATTGATTAATGATGTGAGGCGTATCAAAAAAAAACAAAAGATATTGAGCAGCTTTTAA
- a CDS encoding methyl-accepting chemotaxis protein encodes MLKKRKLGTRILFPVISIIATFSIILFILGNSVVEKMIYTNLDATIESKVSDINTSIDRISGKMLSMASLFSRADAVQHAYGIAYSGDISNAKNPEMEKARKSLRSFFASLEQGYKEALKSGSFRIHFHLPPARSLLRLWNPDQKVSDDLRSFRDTILTISKGNHEVIKGIEIGRGGFAIRGLAPIFSDENKYLGSVEVLSTFDPVVKYSISNKNELIAVYMNKEFLPIATKLQNPEINPIIGNDFVFVSSTSKEITDKVISSDMLTSGKAFVHKERTGNYMVAAVPLKSFNGQQIGVLVYLKDASALFKSLSSLKWGTAILCLILLLGIATPVWFIVRSITIPLGCVIKSLDNSSNQVSEASGQVSEASTTLAEGATEQAASIEETSASLEEISSMTRRNAENSKEAHHLMAQTSHVVEKADQAMDELTQSMREINNASEEISKIIKTIDEIAFQTNLLALNAAVEAARAGEAGAGFAVVADEVRNLAMRAAEAAKDTAQMIKETIERVKTGSEIATRTNETFKEVSQSTVKVQNLVGKIAGASEEQAQGVEQVNIAVAQMDKVVQQNAASAEESASASQELSAQSKQMKAFVKELRTIANGSADNLKIQTVKK; translated from the coding sequence ATGCTAAAAAAACGCAAACTCGGTACTCGGATATTATTCCCGGTTATCAGTATTATCGCTACTTTTTCAATCATCCTGTTTATTTTAGGTAACTCTGTGGTTGAAAAAATGATCTACACCAACCTTGACGCCACCATAGAGTCAAAAGTTTCGGATATTAATACCAGCATTGACAGAATATCCGGTAAGATGCTTTCCATGGCATCACTTTTTAGCAGAGCGGATGCTGTCCAGCATGCATATGGCATTGCCTATTCAGGCGATATATCAAATGCGAAAAATCCGGAAATGGAAAAGGCGAGAAAATCGCTGAGATCGTTTTTCGCATCATTGGAACAAGGATATAAAGAAGCATTAAAATCCGGTAGTTTCAGAATCCATTTTCACCTGCCTCCAGCACGAAGCCTTTTACGGCTTTGGAACCCTGACCAAAAAGTAAGTGACGATCTTAGGTCTTTTAGGGATACAATCCTTACAATCAGTAAAGGCAACCATGAGGTTATAAAAGGAATTGAAATCGGAAGAGGTGGTTTTGCCATCAGAGGACTTGCGCCGATTTTTTCCGATGAGAACAAGTATTTAGGATCTGTGGAGGTCCTTTCGACATTTGATCCGGTTGTTAAATACAGTATATCCAATAAAAATGAGCTTATTGCGGTTTATATGAACAAAGAATTTTTACCGATTGCCACTAAACTGCAAAACCCGGAAATAAATCCGATCATAGGCAATGATTTTGTTTTTGTCAGTTCAACCAGCAAAGAGATTACGGATAAAGTGATCTCATCCGATATGCTTACTTCAGGCAAAGCTTTTGTCCACAAGGAACGAACAGGTAACTACATGGTGGCGGCAGTACCCTTGAAAAGCTTCAACGGTCAGCAAATTGGGGTACTTGTCTATTTAAAGGATGCATCTGCATTATTTAAGAGTCTTTCCAGTCTTAAATGGGGAACAGCAATTCTTTGTCTTATTCTTCTTCTGGGCATCGCCACACCAGTATGGTTCATTGTAAGGAGTATCACCATCCCCCTGGGTTGTGTCATAAAAAGTCTGGATAATAGTTCGAATCAGGTCTCCGAGGCTTCCGGTCAGGTATCTGAGGCCAGCACCACTCTTGCAGAAGGTGCAACCGAACAGGCAGCATCCATAGAAGAGACGTCAGCGTCCTTGGAAGAAATTTCTTCTATGACTAGAAGAAATGCTGAGAATTCAAAGGAAGCCCATCATTTAATGGCACAGACCAGCCATGTTGTTGAGAAGGCGGATCAGGCAATGGACGAGCTGACTCAATCCATGAGAGAGATCAATAATGCAAGCGAAGAGATTTCTAAAATCATCAAAACAATTGATGAGATTGCTTTTCAGACGAATCTTTTGGCATTAAATGCTGCGGTAGAGGCTGCTCGGGCTGGAGAGGCCGGTGCCGGGTTTGCCGTAGTTGCCGACGAGGTCAGAAATCTTGCCATGAGGGCCGCAGAAGCTGCAAAAGATACGGCCCAAATGATCAAGGAAACCATAGAAAGGGTTAAAACCGGCAGTGAGATTGCCACACGGACCAATGAGACATTCAAGGAAGTAAGCCAGAGTACGGTGAAAGTGCAAAATCTTGTAGGAAAGATTGCAGGGGCCTCTGAAGAACAAGCCCAGGGTGTAGAGCAGGTCAATATTGCTGTTGCACAAATGGATAAGGTTGTTCAGCAGAACGCAGCCAGCGCTGAAGAGTCTGCCAGCGCTTCACAAGAACTCAGTGCACAGTCAAAGCAAATGAAAGCGTTCGTAAAAGAATTGAGAACCATTGCCAATGGTTCTGCCGATAACTTAAAAATACAAACCGTTAAAAAATAA
- a CDS encoding efflux RND transporter permease subunit, with the protein MNEQQQSSAHQGFAGRLAATFIESKLTLIGIFASLLLGLMAITMLPREEEPQIKVPMIDVMVAMPGAGAKEVEQRLSIPMEKLLYELPGVEYIYSTSMPGQSMLVVRFYVGEDLESSIVRLNQKLQTNFDRIPHGVSRPMIKPHTIDDVPILALTFHSKTYDHFMLRRLAAQVDDEVKSIFEISETNLIGGTRRQVRVLFDPLQLAARNMTPFDLINHLTQANRQAFSGVTQANNREMLIQTGTFLETVEDIGNLVIGVHSGNPVYLHQVAKIVDGPEEPKSYVLFGSKDRHDPEAAVTLSVAKRPGANAVDVVEKVLTKVDELKGSLIPGDMTVTVTRDYGATAAEKSNELLLHMGIAVFGVALLILVFLGWRESMVVMLAIPSTLALTLLLFYLYGYTLNRITLFALIFSIGILVDDAIVVVENIVRHMRLPENRSRSFKDIAVIAVSEVGNPTILATWAVIAAILPMAFVGGLMGPYMRPIPVGASAAMVFSLLIAFTITPWAATHILKRKQSSLSGNTGTVEKSHDPDHAPDDPFTRFYHHIMDPLLSHGGWRILFFCIIIAMLLGSCAMVGLSLVKVKMLPFDNKSEFQVILNMPEGGTLEQTTRVAMEMAQVIKHEPDVTDYQIYAGTASPYNFNGLVRHYFMRSGPSVADIQVNLASKHDRDRQSHEIAKNVRPALTAIAKKYGATIAVAEVPPGPPVLQTLVVEVYGPNHASRLALAKKIKEIFAQTDGVVDIDWYRENDREKTIITVDKEKAALHGISEGDITQAVNMGLSGLSVDLLHQPRDKEEIDIVFQLPKAERARIDSILNIGLRNPHNPASVLTPLRELVTLSRAPVDQPIYRKNLKPVIYVTGDVAGDAESPVYPILGMNKAVEQLSGKDFGGSLDHVTIYNLKQPFNQAEPSIKWDGEWHITLEVFRDLGLAFCVVMVLIYMLMVGWFKSYVTPMVVMAAIPFSLIGILPAHWALGAFFTATSMIGFMAGAGIVVRNSIILVDFIELRRSHGLPLAEAVVEAGAIRFRPMLLTALAVVVGASVILADPIFQGLAISLMFGEIASLLISRMAVPVLYYMVQKKPAGNTDLL; encoded by the coding sequence ATGAATGAACAACAACAGTCTTCCGCACACCAGGGATTTGCCGGCCGGTTAGCCGCGACCTTTATTGAATCCAAACTGACACTGATCGGTATCTTTGCCTCACTTCTGCTCGGGTTGATGGCCATTACCATGCTGCCCCGGGAAGAGGAACCCCAGATTAAAGTCCCCATGATCGATGTCATGGTCGCCATGCCCGGGGCCGGTGCCAAAGAGGTGGAACAGCGTTTGAGCATCCCCATGGAAAAGCTGCTCTATGAACTGCCCGGCGTGGAGTATATCTATTCCACCTCCATGCCCGGCCAAAGTATGCTGGTGGTCCGTTTCTATGTCGGTGAGGATCTGGAATCTTCCATTGTCCGGCTGAACCAGAAGCTGCAAACCAATTTTGACCGAATTCCCCATGGCGTTTCCAGGCCCATGATCAAACCGCACACCATTGATGATGTGCCGATTCTGGCGTTGACATTTCATTCCAAAACCTATGACCATTTTATGTTGCGAAGGTTGGCCGCCCAGGTGGATGATGAGGTGAAATCTATCTTTGAGATCTCTGAAACCAACCTGATTGGGGGTACCCGTCGCCAGGTGCGTGTGCTGTTTGACCCGTTGCAGCTGGCGGCCCGGAATATGACACCCTTTGATTTGATCAATCACCTCACCCAGGCCAACCGCCAGGCATTTTCAGGGGTCACCCAGGCCAATAACCGGGAAATGCTCATCCAGACCGGCACCTTTCTGGAAACAGTCGAAGATATCGGCAATCTCGTCATTGGCGTTCACAGTGGCAATCCTGTCTACCTGCACCAGGTGGCAAAAATTGTTGACGGTCCCGAAGAGCCAAAATCTTATGTATTGTTCGGCAGCAAGGACCGCCACGATCCCGAAGCGGCCGTGACCCTTTCCGTGGCCAAACGGCCCGGCGCCAATGCTGTTGATGTGGTGGAAAAGGTGCTGACCAAGGTGGATGAGCTTAAAGGCAGCCTGATCCCCGGGGATATGACGGTTACCGTGACCCGGGACTATGGGGCGACTGCGGCTGAAAAATCCAATGAACTGCTTTTGCACATGGGCATTGCCGTGTTCGGGGTGGCCCTTCTCATCTTGGTTTTCCTGGGATGGCGGGAATCCATGGTCGTCATGCTGGCCATTCCCTCCACCTTGGCTTTGACCCTGCTGCTTTTTTATTTATATGGCTATACCCTGAATCGAATCACGCTGTTTGCCTTAATTTTTTCCATCGGTATTCTGGTGGATGACGCCATTGTGGTCGTGGAAAATATTGTCAGACACATGCGGCTGCCTGAGAATCGGTCCCGTTCTTTTAAAGACATCGCCGTCATTGCGGTCAGCGAGGTGGGCAATCCAACCATTCTGGCCACATGGGCCGTGATTGCCGCGATTTTACCCATGGCTTTTGTGGGTGGACTCATGGGGCCGTACATGCGTCCCATCCCGGTAGGGGCGTCTGCCGCCATGGTCTTCTCCCTGCTTATCGCGTTTACCATCACCCCCTGGGCCGCCACCCATATTTTAAAGCGCAAACAGAGCAGCCTATCCGGGAACACAGGGACCGTGGAGAAAAGCCATGATCCCGACCATGCCCCGGATGATCCGTTCACCCGGTTTTATCACCATATCATGGATCCGCTGCTCTCCCACGGCGGCTGGCGCATCCTGTTTTTCTGTATCATCATTGCCATGCTGTTGGGGTCCTGTGCCATGGTTGGCTTAAGTCTGGTTAAAGTGAAGATGCTACCTTTTGACAATAAGTCGGAATTCCAGGTGATTCTGAACATGCCCGAGGGCGGTACCCTGGAGCAGACCACCCGGGTGGCCATGGAGATGGCCCAGGTGATCAAACATGAACCGGACGTCACCGATTATCAGATTTACGCGGGTACGGCTTCTCCGTACAATTTTAACGGTCTGGTCCGTCACTATTTCATGCGTTCGGGTCCCAGTGTGGCCGATATTCAGGTCAATCTGGCATCCAAGCATGATCGGGACCGGCAAAGCCATGAAATAGCCAAAAACGTACGTCCGGCACTGACGGCCATTGCTAAAAAGTACGGGGCCACCATTGCGGTTGCCGAAGTGCCTCCGGGTCCGCCGGTGCTCCAGACCCTGGTTGTCGAGGTTTACGGCCCCAACCATGCCTCACGCCTGGCTTTGGCTAAAAAGATCAAAGAGATTTTTGCCCAGACGGATGGTGTGGTGGATATTGACTGGTACCGTGAGAATGATCGCGAAAAGACCATTATTACGGTGGACAAGGAAAAAGCGGCGCTGCACGGCATCAGTGAAGGCGACATCACCCAGGCAGTGAATATGGGGCTTTCCGGGTTGTCTGTGGACCTTCTGCACCAGCCCCGGGACAAGGAGGAAATAGATATTGTATTTCAGTTACCCAAAGCCGAACGCGCCCGGATTGACTCTATCCTGAACATCGGGTTGCGCAATCCGCACAATCCGGCGTCGGTTCTGACGCCCTTGCGGGAACTTGTGACCCTGAGCCGGGCACCCGTGGACCAGCCCATCTACAGAAAGAATCTCAAACCGGTGATTTATGTGACAGGCGATGTGGCAGGCGATGCCGAAAGCCCAGTGTATCCTATCCTTGGGATGAATAAAGCCGTTGAACAGCTGTCAGGCAAGGATTTTGGCGGCAGTCTGGACCATGTCACCATCTATAATTTAAAGCAGCCGTTCAACCAGGCCGAGCCTTCCATCAAATGGGACGGGGAGTGGCATATTACCCTGGAGGTGTTCCGGGATCTGGGTTTGGCATTCTGCGTGGTCATGGTACTCATTTATATGCTTATGGTGGGCTGGTTTAAAAGCTATGTAACACCCATGGTGGTGATGGCCGCCATTCCATTCTCTTTGATCGGGATTCTTCCCGCGCACTGGGCTCTGGGGGCCTTTTTTACCGCCACCTCAATGATCGGATTTATGGCGGGTGCAGGGATTGTCGTGAGAAACTCAATTATTCTGGTGGATTTTATTGAGCTGCGGCGAAGCCATGGCCTACCGCTGGCAGAGGCCGTGGTGGAAGCCGGGGCCATCCGGTTTCGGCCCATGCTGCTGACAGCCCTAGCGGTTGTGGTGGGCGCTTCGGTGATTCTGGCAGACCCGATCTTCCAGGGTCTTGCCATTTCACTGATGTTTGGAGAGATTGCCTCCCTGCTGATTTCCAGGATGGCGGTGCCGGTTCTGTATTATATGGTCCAGAAGAAACCCGCAGGCAACACGGATTTGCTTTGA
- a CDS encoding efflux RND transporter periplasmic adaptor subunit — MKNRTHLMFVLMMILVPGVGGQAQEASPALPVAAVQTSAVIEQTVPTLIEVVGTLQAVERAAIAAKVTGVVADVPVVLGSRVTKGDLLVKISAREIEAQLNQAQARFNQAGRNLSRERKLLKKHATTAETVKSMQDQYAGAQAAVQGARTMLSYATITAPFSGVITVKNVHAGDLATPGTVLIRMENDQKLQAVCAVPESLVLQIRPGQSLTVTIPTAGLIINGKVAEVAPSVDPVSRTAPVTIDLSYNERMRTGQFVRVKLPGQANASLFIPDGAVLPKGQMERVFVAADNKAHLRLVRTGMRQDGLTEIVAGLNPGEMVIFKNNEHLVDGQPIKIK, encoded by the coding sequence ATGAAAAATCGTACACACCTTATGTTTGTTTTGATGATGATTTTGGTGCCCGGTGTTGGTGGCCAGGCACAGGAGGCGTCCCCTGCGCTGCCTGTTGCAGCAGTACAAACTTCCGCCGTAATTGAGCAGACCGTGCCCACCCTTATTGAAGTCGTGGGAACCCTGCAGGCTGTTGAACGTGCCGCCATTGCCGCTAAAGTGACGGGTGTTGTGGCCGACGTGCCGGTGGTCTTGGGCTCCCGTGTAACCAAAGGCGACCTGCTGGTTAAAATCAGTGCCCGGGAGATCGAAGCCCAGCTCAATCAAGCCCAGGCCCGGTTCAATCAGGCCGGGCGCAACCTTTCCCGTGAACGCAAACTTTTAAAGAAACATGCCACCACGGCTGAAACCGTTAAATCCATGCAGGATCAGTATGCCGGGGCACAAGCGGCGGTGCAGGGCGCCCGGACCATGCTCAGTTATGCCACCATCACCGCGCCTTTTTCCGGCGTGATCACAGTAAAAAATGTGCATGCCGGAGATTTGGCCACACCCGGCACGGTGCTGATACGCATGGAAAATGATCAGAAGCTGCAGGCGGTTTGTGCCGTACCCGAAAGCCTGGTGCTGCAGATCCGGCCGGGTCAATCGCTTACGGTCACAATTCCTACGGCCGGACTGATTATCAACGGCAAGGTGGCAGAAGTGGCGCCTTCGGTTGATCCTGTCTCCCGGACAGCACCAGTCACCATAGATCTTTCATACAATGAGAGAATGCGCACCGGTCAGTTTGTCCGGGTCAAGCTGCCCGGACAGGCCAATGCATCCCTGTTTATACCCGACGGCGCCGTTTTACCCAAAGGGCAGATGGAACGCGTCTTTGTGGCTGCAGACAACAAGGCCCATCTTCGCCTGGTACGAACCGGCATGCGTCAGGACGGCCTGACGGAGATTGTTGCAGGTCTGAATCCCGGTGAAATGGTTATTTTTAAAAACAATGAACATCTCGTGGACGGACAGCCCATAAAAATAAAATAG
- a CDS encoding TolC family protein, which translates to MPFALAQDTVPDVWTGPEAVQFALKNNPDAQMAIKRIAWSAAAIKEANAAFYPQLGVQAGYSRTNNPMYSFGNILNQGVFSNSIDFNDPGETDDLQLMLQLTYRIYNGGRSQASVNAATARKKAAMLQEEAVKNSLGFAVVKSFFNIVQARENVNARQAAVQAIDASIHVARARFEEGDLLKQELLNLAVQQSLADEDLIQAQHGLALSKQSLLNVLGLSGSQVDINLAQTPLQPVPSRPDFKDRSEIKAMHFLIQAKQAGLRQAKSGYYPTADAFGSYQVDKGFEMSSGSGDSWMAGIRVNMTLFDGKQTDARVQQANIALAQTKDELRKIELAYALEIRQAVLNLDQTDKRCRVTEKMVTSAQESARLFRERFKVGLVLSSELIDTENRLTEAQVRHAMANAEHRIAVANLRRACGLLQYSD; encoded by the coding sequence ATGCCTTTCGCTTTAGCCCAAGATACGGTACCGGATGTGTGGACAGGTCCCGAAGCGGTCCAATTTGCTCTGAAGAATAATCCCGACGCACAGATGGCGATAAAACGAATTGCCTGGTCCGCAGCTGCCATAAAAGAAGCCAACGCAGCCTTCTATCCGCAATTGGGTGTGCAGGCAGGATATTCGCGTACCAACAATCCCATGTACTCATTTGGAAATATCCTTAATCAGGGGGTGTTTTCCAACAGCATTGATTTTAACGATCCCGGTGAAACAGACGATCTTCAGCTTATGCTTCAACTGACATACCGGATTTACAACGGTGGGCGAAGCCAGGCCAGTGTGAATGCAGCCACTGCCCGGAAAAAAGCCGCCATGCTCCAGGAAGAAGCCGTTAAAAACAGCCTTGGCTTTGCCGTGGTGAAATCCTTTTTTAACATTGTCCAGGCCAGGGAAAATGTCAATGCAAGACAAGCTGCAGTTCAGGCCATTGACGCGTCAATACATGTGGCCAGGGCCCGGTTTGAAGAAGGAGATCTACTCAAACAGGAGCTGTTGAACCTGGCGGTGCAGCAGTCCCTTGCCGATGAGGATCTGATTCAGGCACAGCATGGGCTTGCCCTTTCAAAGCAAAGCCTTTTGAATGTGCTGGGGCTGAGCGGAAGCCAGGTGGATATTAACCTTGCCCAGACTCCGTTACAGCCTGTGCCCAGTCGGCCTGATTTTAAAGACCGGTCGGAAATTAAAGCCATGCACTTTCTGATCCAGGCAAAGCAGGCCGGACTTCGCCAGGCCAAAAGTGGGTATTACCCCACGGCAGATGCCTTTGGTTCCTATCAGGTGGACAAGGGATTTGAGATGAGCAGCGGCTCCGGCGACTCATGGATGGCCGGCATCCGCGTCAATATGACGCTGTTTGACGGCAAACAGACGGACGCCAGGGTTCAACAGGCTAACATCGCACTGGCCCAGACAAAGGATGAGCTTCGGAAAATAGAACTGGCTTATGCGCTGGAGATCCGGCAGGCTGTCTTGAATCTTGATCAGACGGACAAAAGGTGCCGGGTGACCGAAAAAATGGTGACATCGGCCCAGGAGTCGGCCCGCCTTTTCCGGGAACGATTTAAAGTTGGCCTTGTGCTTTCTTCCGAATTGATTGATACGGAAAATAGACTGACGGAAGCCCAGGTGCGCCACGCAATGGCCAATGCGGAACACCGCATCGCGGTTGCCAATTTAAGGCGGGCCTGCGGATTACTGCAATACTCTGACTGA